In Miscanthus floridulus cultivar M001 chromosome 5, ASM1932011v1, whole genome shotgun sequence, one genomic interval encodes:
- the LOC136453005 gene encoding uncharacterized protein gives MEEPEIHGDLLMELLDTSLAAENAGHQQLGLVADVDGDCWIDSQESYDIHAHQDCEDCGLDGGILPDFDVYGGGARLRSPAAPYVVFDHDDTLEWVDTADADDAMDPFTSECGTGGWYMDGLVMAMEWEEQDDGGSGSFPFEPCYGGEAAAEQLQGYASPLWELGVFEHMLLNID, from the coding sequence ATGGAGGAGCCGGAGATCCACGGCGACCTCCTCATGGAGCTCCTGGACACGTCCCTCGCCGCCGAGAATGCGGGCCACCAACAGCTTGGTTTGGTGGCCGACGTCGACGGCGACTGCTGGATCGACAGCCAAGAGAGCTACGACATCCACGCGCACCAGGACTGCGAGGACTGCGGCCTCGACGGTGGCATACTGCCCGACTTCGACGTGTACGGCGGGGGCGCGCGGCTGAGGTCCCCGGCGGCGCCGTACGTCGTCTTCGACCACGACGACACCCTGGAGTGGGTGGATACGGCCGACGCCGACGACGCCATGGACCCGTTCACCAGCGAGTGCGGCACAGGGGGCTGGTACATGGACGGCCTGGTCATGGCCATGGAGTGGGAGGAGCAGGACGACGGGGGGAGCGGCAGCTTCCCGTTTGAGCCCTGCTACGGAGGGGAGGCTGCCGCGGAGCAGCTGCAGGGGTATGCCAGCCCGTTGTGGGAGCTGGGGGTGTTTGAACATATgctattaaatatagattaa
- the LOC136453006 gene encoding la-related protein 6A-like yields MDGQAPPLLDAVVPEPLAAGDELHPPRPVEVEDALPSGMDGQAPPLDGVARDPLTVSDELQPTGEVVEEDALPVAPDIVKGEVVEEDVLAVATDIVNDASSESPEAGSGGIVLTDELLDRIVKQVEYYFSDENLPTDEFPLKYVKKNKKGFVPIETIASFRRIKKLVQDLIEAALRTSPKLVVSSDGKQVRRLHPLPQKELKDSKKSTVLVENLPPDFSMESIQEKFGTVGKVVNITINDPELVKESSTAKKPDFNLSCKVHVLVEYEAVEAAEKAVTVLSDESNWRTGMKVRFLPKQSVMGSGKYNKPSKDNQDKVFKKIDQNLHSKEDQCITSEKISNADAVGSAKDKENLKSVFTTETEHHDQKPNSRGRKGRYKGQGQMQQNTNKQGSSDSESLNKPIPGPRMPDGTRGFTLGRGRSLPLQKSEKAEE; encoded by the exons ATGGACGgccaggctccacctcttctcGACGCCGTCGTGCCCGAGCCCCTTGCAGCCGGCGACGAGCTCCATCCGCCGCGTCCTGTCGAGGTGGAGGACGCCCTGCCCTCCGGTATGGACGGCCAGGCTCCACCTCTCGACGGCGTCGCGCGGGATCCCCTTACCGTGTCCGACGAGCTGCAGCCCACGGgcgaggtggtggaggaggacgcCCTACCCGTCGCGCCCGACATCGTCAAGGgcgaggtggtggaggaggacgtCCTAGCCGTCGCGACTGACATCGTCAACGACGCCTCTTCGGAGAGCCCCGAGGCTGGCAGTGGTGGCATCGTGCTCACCGACGAGCTCCTCGACCGCATCGTCAAGCAG GTCGAGTACTATTTCAGCGATGAGAATCTTCCTACGGACGAATTCCCGTTGAAATAtgtgaagaagaacaagaagggctTTG TTCCTATTGAGACCATCGCATCATTTAGAAGAATTAAGAAACTCGTTCAAGACCTAATTGAAGCTGCACTCAGGACATCACCAAAGCTG GTTGTAAGTTCAGATGGGAAACAGGTCAGGAGGTTACACCCGTTGCCACAAAAAGAATTGAAAGATTCAAAG AAAAGCACTGTTTTGGTCGAAAATCTACCTCCAGATTTCTCCATGGAGAGTATTCAGGAAAAATTTGGTACAGTGGGCAA AGTTGTGAACATAACAATTAATGATCCAGAATTAGTGAAAGAATCTTCAACTGCTAAGAAGCCTGATTTCAATTTAAGTTGTAAG GTTCATGTACTTGTTGAGTATGAAGCAGTGGAGGCCGCTGAGAAGGCT GTTACTGTCCTAAGTGATGAGAGCAACTGGAGAACTGGGATGAAAGTCAGGTTTCTGCCTAAACAAAGTGTAATGGGATCGGGAAAGTATAACAAACCTTCAAAAGACAATCAGGATAAAGTTTTCAAAAAGATCGATCAGAATCTACATTCAAAAGAAGACCAGTGTATAACCTCAGAAAAGATATCCAATGCTGATGCAGTGGGGAGTGCCAAGGACAAAGAGAATTTGAAATCTGTTTTTACCACTGAG ACTGAGCATCATGACCAGAAGCCAAATTCTAGAGGACGAAAAGGACGGTACAAAGGTCAAGGTCAGATGCAGCAAAATACAAACAAACAAG GAAGTTCTGATTCTGAGTCATTAAACAAGCCTATTCCTGGACCGAGAATGCCAGATGGAACAAGGGGCTTTACACTGGGACGTGGTAGATCTCTTCCACTACAGAAATCTGAGAAGGCTGAAGAGTAG
- the LOC136453007 gene encoding protein BIIDXI-like, producing MEPDSARKTLALLALLLLAAPARPASAAPVEDGLLSNGDFETAPAGGFVKSASVAEGASSIPGWTINGTVELISAGQHQGGMILIVPQGDHAVRLGNDASVGQVVDVEKGSEYAITFSAARTCAQLEALNVSVLGGVSQTVDLQTLYNIEGWDAYALAFQATEEQAHLQFMNPGMEDDPTCGPILDNVAVKKLFTPDKPKDNVVLNGDFEEGPWMFPNTSFGVLLPTNLDEQTSAIPGWMIESNRAVRYIDSDEYKVPQGKRAIELLSGKEGIISQMVETTPQKVYSLTFTLGTAGDSCQPPMAVMAFAGDQAQNFHYSPMGNATSQAANVTFTARAERTRVAFYSVYYNTRSDDHSSLCGPVIDDVWVWGLNAAAGLKASIGLVISIVGVIAMVLF from the exons ATGGAGCCAGATTCGGCGAGGAAGACGCTCGCATTGCTGGCGCTGCTTCTCCTGGCggcgcccgcccgcccggcctcggCGGCTCCGGTGGAGGATG GCCTGCTCAGCAATGGTGACTTTGAGACAGCACCAGCCGGTGGTTTTGTAAAATCTGCATCTGTTGCTGAGGGTGCATCGTCAATCCCTGGTTGGACGATCAATGGCACGGTTGAACTCATTTCAGCAGGCCAGCACCAGGGTGGCATGATCCTCATTGTTCCACAGG GGGACCATGCTGTAAGGCTAGGGAATGATGCTAGCGTTGGGCAGGTGGTGGATGTTGAGAAGGGCTCGGAGTATGCTATCACATTCAGCGCTGCCCGGACATGTGCACAACTGGAGGCACTGAATGTTTCCGTGCTAGGTGGCGTATCACAGACAGTAGACTTGCAGACATTGTACAACATAGAAGGCTGGGATGCGTACGCGTTGGCTTTTCAGGCAACAGAAGAGCAGGCACATCTTCAATTCATGAACCCTGGCATGGAGGATGATCCGACTTGTGGTCCTATCCTAGACAACGTTGCCGTCAAGAAGCTCTTCACTCCAGACAAACCAAAGG ATAACGTGGTGCTGAATGGAGACTTTGAGGAGGGTCCATGGATGTTCCCAAACACGAGCTTTGGCGTGCTGCTCCCAACTAACCTTGACGAGcagacatctgccatacctggtTGGATGATCGAGTCAAACCGCGCCGTCCGCTACATAGACTCTGATGAGTACAAGGTTCCCCAGGGGAAGCGTGCCATTGAGCTTCTGTCAGGCAAGGAGGGTATCATCTcccagatggttgagacgaccCCTCAGAAGGTTTACAGCCTGACGTTCACACTGGGCACGGCGGGGGACTCGTGCCAACCACCAATGGCCGTCATGGCGTTCGCGGGGGATCAGGCTCAGAACTTCCACTACTCCCCAATGGGCAACGCCACCAGCCAGGCTGCGAATGTGACGTTCACTGCACGTGCTGAGAGAACACGTGTGGCATTCTACAGTGTGTACTACAACACGAGGAGTGACGACCACAGCTCGCTGTGTGGGCCGGTGATTGACGACGTCTGGGTATGGGGCTTGAACGCAGCGGCTGGGTTGAAGGCAAGTATTGGACTGGTTATTAGCATTGTTGGTGTCATTGCCATGGTGCTGTTCTGA